In Ferroplasma sp., a single window of DNA contains:
- a CDS encoding 2-oxoacid:ferredoxin oxidoreductase subunit beta has product MQKGVENKGKYNFRNNITIDWCPGCGDFGIVSAVTQALSNMNMDPDDVVAVSGIGCSGKTPHYLNIAGVHTLHGRAIPYAVGVKLSNPNLNVLVMGGDGDLLSIGAGHFVGEGRRNSGVKVILYNNSVYGLTKGQAAPTLPLGEKVKSLARPNIMGKINPITLAMASGYSFVARAFSSEIKQLSSIIERAIKHEGSAVIEVLQPCPTYNDVNTLDWYRQRVYKLEDDKSWDPVVNKKEEDEEKFDTGYRKSLEWGDHIPIGIFYENNTIPSYTNRLAGIVPDYLKYPPALQDVSDKDGYTIVDPIKTFEEKDIE; this is encoded by the coding sequence ATGCAAAAAGGAGTAGAAAATAAGGGCAAATACAATTTCAGGAACAATATAACAATTGACTGGTGCCCCGGATGTGGTGACTTCGGTATAGTGAGCGCAGTCACACAGGCACTTTCCAATATGAATATGGATCCTGACGATGTGGTTGCAGTATCAGGTATAGGTTGTTCAGGTAAAACCCCACATTATTTAAACATAGCAGGAGTGCATACACTTCATGGAAGGGCAATACCCTATGCAGTGGGAGTCAAACTCTCAAATCCCAATCTTAATGTACTGGTAATGGGAGGAGATGGAGATCTTCTCAGCATTGGAGCCGGTCATTTTGTGGGTGAGGGAAGAAGAAACTCCGGTGTAAAGGTAATACTTTACAATAATTCGGTTTACGGACTTACGAAGGGACAGGCGGCACCAACACTTCCACTGGGTGAGAAGGTTAAGAGCCTTGCCAGGCCCAATATAATGGGAAAGATAAATCCCATAACACTTGCAATGGCATCAGGATATTCATTTGTGGCCAGAGCTTTCTCATCTGAAATCAAGCAGCTTTCTTCCATAATAGAAAGGGCAATAAAGCACGAGGGTTCAGCAGTAATAGAAGTACTTCAGCCATGCCCCACCTATAACGATGTGAATACTCTGGATTGGTACAGGCAGCGTGTTTACAAGCTTGAGGATGACAAATCATGGGACCCTGTGGTAAATAAGAAAGAAGAGGATGAGGAAAAGTTCGACACGGGATACAGAAAATCACTGGAATGGGGAGATCATATACCGATTGGCATATTCTATGAAAACAATACAATTCCCAGTTACACAAACAGGCTTGCAGGCATAGTTCCGGACTATCTGAAATATCCTCCCGCACTGCAGGATGTATCCGACAAGGATGGGTACACAATAGTAGACCCGATTAAAACCTTTGAAGAGAAAGATATTGAATAA